Proteins co-encoded in one Malus domestica chromosome 09, GDT2T_hap1 genomic window:
- the LOC139188185 gene encoding uncharacterized protein — protein sequence MPPRRDPRSSSESGFPDISQLGEAIANAIQASLRPHPKTPLESVYNLKLPTFRGDEGHEGSERWLEHVEKTFRVMQSQGNLPAERWVETTAWFLSKEAASWWEQESRGWLPEEVADWKNFKDSFYKRFVPPAYLDQKKQEFVSLRQRKLSVNEYYRKFTDLSRYDSDIAANPVEMLRRFKRGTKKKWRSMVTIAKCTTYHEFYEVLLNVEDSENLPSDSEEEERDKNQRQNDKGKGQFSQGPKKAQSFKRSGMGSSSSSGGFSFSNQRQGGKFSGGPRFQRQRDFSSSGGSGVPLCRKCNNRHFGGCRQGNSGCFNCGQMGHIAKYCPQSQQRALQPFVPQPAPTQQFSGPSGFTQTGRGSAYHLQGDSVTYPLGQYQYPQDSYQQNRFGQSSEGYMPYQQNNFGQQFSAGGSQWQPGRQPQQSDMVASSAGPFRQPIQSGQGRGSQGRGVHANRGRGGRQQAQGRIHNISLQDAQNNPDLIMGENYTDEERNQNRRGGYEPATYQF from the coding sequence atgccgcctcgtagagatccACGTTCTTCTTCAGAGTCTGGTTTTCCCGATATctctcaattaggggaagccaTAGCCAATGCCATTCAAGCTTCACTTCGCCCTCATCCGAAGACTCCTCTAGAGTCAGTGTATAACCTGAAATTACCTACTTTTCGGGGTGATGAAGGACATGAAGGGTCCGAGCGTTGGCTTGAGCATGTAGAGAAGACTTTTCGGGTTATGCAAAGTCAAGGCAATCTTCCTGCTGAAAGGTGGGTTGAGACTACGGCTTGGTTTTTAAGTAAAGAAGCTGCATCTTGGTGGGAACAGGAATCTCGTGGATGGTTGCCTGAAGAAGTAGCAGACTGGAAGAATTTTAAGGATTCGTTCTATAAAAGGTTTGTTCCTCCAGCATATCTTGACCAAAAGAAGCAAGAATTCGTCAGTTTGAGGCAAAGGAAGCTGTCTGTTAATGAGTACTATCGGAAATTTACCGATTTGTCTCGATATGATTCTGATATTGCTGCTAATCCTGTTGAGATGCTCAGACGTTTCAAGAGGGGTactaaaaagaagtggcgttctaTGGTTACTATTGCAAAATGTACCACTTATCATGAATTTTATGAGGTTCTGTTGAACGTTGAGGATTCAGAAAATTTACCCAGTGacagtgaagaagaagaaagagataaGAATCAAAGGCAAAATGATAAGGGTAAAGGCCAGTTTTCTCAGGGACCTAAGAAAGCACAAAGTTTCAAAAGAAGTGGTATGGGCTCGAGTTCTTCTAGCGGAGGTTTCAGCTTCTCAAATCAGCGGCAAGGAGGTAAATTTTCTGGAGGTCCTAGATtccagagacagagagattttAGTAGTTCTGGAGGTTCAGGCGTTCCTCTTTGCCGAAAGTGCAATAATCGACATTTTGGAGGATGTCGTCAAGGAAACAGTGGGTGTTTTAATTGTGGTCAGATGGGACATATAGCTAAGTATTGTCCTCAGAGCCAGCAGAGAGCTCTACAACCTTTTGTGCCACAGCCAGCTCCGACTCAACAGTTTTCAGGACCTAGTGGTTTCACTCAGACGGGTCGTGGTAGCGCTTATCACCTTCAAGGAGATTCAGTTACTTATCCTTTGGGGCAGTATCAATACCCTCAGGACTCTTACCAGCAGAATCGTTTTGGTCAATCTTCAGAAGGTTATATGCCTTATCAGCAGAATAACTTTGGTCAGCAGTTCTCAGCTGGTGGATCGCAGTGGCAGCCAGGTAGACAACCACAACAGTCAGATATGGTTGCTAGCAGTGCTGGACCATTCAGGCAGCCCATTCAGTCCGGTCAAGGACGTGGTTCACAGGGCAGAGGTGTTCATGCCAACAGAGGCCGAGGAGGAAGACAACAAGCACAAGGACGAATCCACAACATTTCTCTGCAGGATGCTCAGAATAATCCTgacttgatcatgg